A region from the Triticum aestivum cultivar Chinese Spring chromosome 3D, IWGSC CS RefSeq v2.1, whole genome shotgun sequence genome encodes:
- the LOC123074501 gene encoding uncharacterized protein — protein MSRGVERLLNEVMEGMDQDDLVTKSAPPAGSSSAAKLTSPSASDPASNSSTAAGNDLIAKSTFLVTKPTSLATSTGTTEANKKGSPGAINSKNDGVTVNRPRSSAFDVTNKSTKLEGFYSPEAKELQAILKRHQNILAGESTLLEKLKVPLANNISMPSLVLPPGTAAKYLDRTQRCKKGTKGAADR, from the exons ATGAGTCGCGGCGTGGAGCGACTCCTAAACGAGGTGATGGAAGGCATGGACCAAGACGATCTGGTCACCAAATCGGCACCTCCAGCTGGGTCTAGTTCGGCGGCGAAACTCACATCACCATCAGCGAGTGATCCAGCTTCGAATTCTTCAACTGCGGCAGGGAACGATCTCATTGCCAAATCCACCTTCCTGGTGACAAAACCTACTTCTCTAGCAACATCAACCGGGACCACTGAAGCAAACAAAAAAGGGTCACCAGGAGCTATCAACAGCAAAAATGATGGGGTGACTGTGAATAGGCCAAGATCGTCTGCTTTTG ATGTCACAAACAAGTCAACTAAATTAGAAGGCTTCTACTCCCCTGAAGCAAAGGAGCTCCAGGCAATACTTAAGAGACACCAGAACATCCTTGCCGGAGAAAGTACTCTACTAGAGAAGCTCAAAGTCCCTCTAGCTAACAACATCTCGATGCCAAGCCTTGTCCTCCCGCCCGGAACAGCAGCAAAGTATCTCGATAGGACTCAAAGATGTAAAAAAGGCACTAAGGGAGCAGCCGATCGATGA